One window of Planctomycetia bacterium genomic DNA carries:
- a CDS encoding peptide transporter, with amino-acid sequence MNRVPTAKHAPFADERAAARWWLDNVYAGDDAVQLTPRAVVSGMAIGGLMSVSNLYVGLKTGWGLGVTITSCIIAYAVFKFLEQVVPAYRNRPFSTLENYTMSSAASAAGYMSSAGLVSAIPALYLTTGRLLTWWEMGLWLVALSLLGVFMAIPLKRQLINVDQLPFPSGIATAETLASMHGAGDEAVVKARSLFGAAVLGAVVAIGRDLVAGIKAISAWAIPSEIPFGPFPLAADLLKKYTIGIEGSLIMVAAGAIMGLRVAASMLVGSLLFYGVIGPILVERGIAAPGYRGIVSWVLWPSTAMMVTSGLLSFALKWRTVLRAFGGLGRLFGGTADHDDPLAHVEVPASWFVAGTLAAGTACVILGHWLFGITWWMGILAVLVTFFLSIVAARATGETDITPIGAMGKITQLIYGVVAPSNITTNLMTASITSGAASHAADLLTDLKSGYLLGGNPRKQTISQLFGVLAGTLVSVPAYLFVVQRDPGRLGTEALPAPSAKVWAGVAELLAKGIDALPAGALEAIVVGGLVGILLTLLEEFGPRAWRPWLPSTTGLGIAGVIPAFNSFAMFAGALVAWLFARANPRAAETYTVPVSSGLIAGESLTGVAIILVLEVLRAAGWN; translated from the coding sequence ATGAACCGCGTTCCGACCGCCAAGCACGCCCCGTTCGCGGACGAGCGGGCCGCCGCCCGCTGGTGGCTCGACAACGTCTACGCCGGCGATGACGCCGTCCAACTCACGCCCCGGGCCGTCGTCAGCGGGATGGCGATCGGCGGCCTGATGTCGGTTTCGAACCTGTACGTCGGCCTGAAGACGGGCTGGGGCCTGGGCGTCACGATCACCTCCTGCATCATCGCCTATGCCGTGTTCAAGTTTCTCGAGCAGGTCGTGCCGGCCTATCGCAACCGACCGTTCTCGACGCTCGAAAACTACACGATGAGCAGCGCCGCCAGCGCCGCCGGCTACATGTCGAGCGCGGGGCTCGTGTCGGCGATCCCCGCCCTGTACCTGACCACCGGCCGGCTGCTCACATGGTGGGAGATGGGCCTGTGGCTCGTCGCGCTCTCGCTGCTCGGCGTGTTCATGGCGATCCCGCTCAAGCGGCAGTTGATCAACGTCGATCAGCTTCCCTTTCCGTCCGGCATCGCCACCGCCGAGACGCTCGCCAGCATGCACGGCGCCGGCGACGAGGCCGTCGTCAAGGCCCGGTCGCTGTTCGGCGCCGCAGTTCTCGGGGCGGTCGTGGCCATCGGCAGGGACCTCGTCGCCGGCATCAAGGCGATCTCGGCCTGGGCGATCCCCAGCGAGATTCCCTTCGGCCCGTTTCCTCTCGCCGCCGACCTGCTCAAGAAGTACACGATCGGCATCGAGGGCTCGCTGATCATGGTGGCGGCGGGCGCGATCATGGGGCTGCGGGTGGCGGCTTCGATGCTCGTCGGATCGCTCCTGTTCTACGGCGTCATCGGCCCGATCCTCGTGGAACGGGGCATCGCCGCGCCGGGCTACCGCGGGATCGTCTCCTGGGTGCTCTGGCCATCGACGGCGATGATGGTCACCTCGGGCCTGCTCTCCTTCGCCCTCAAGTGGCGGACGGTGCTCCGCGCCTTCGGCGGCCTCGGCCGGCTGTTCGGCGGCACGGCCGATCACGACGACCCGCTGGCCCACGTCGAGGTGCCGGCGAGCTGGTTCGTGGCCGGCACGCTGGCCGCCGGAACGGCCTGCGTGATTCTCGGCCACTGGCTGTTCGGGATCACGTGGTGGATGGGGATTCTCGCCGTGCTCGTGACCTTCTTCCTGTCGATCGTGGCGGCCCGGGCGACCGGCGAGACCGATATCACGCCCATCGGCGCCATGGGCAAGATCACGCAGTTGATCTACGGCGTCGTCGCCCCGTCGAACATCACCACGAACCTGATGACGGCCTCGATCACGTCCGGGGCCGCCTCGCACGCCGCCGACCTGCTCACCGACCTGAAGAGCGGCTATCTGCTCGGCGGCAATCCGCGGAAGCAGACGATCTCGCAGCTCTTCGGCGTGCTCGCCGGCACGCTGGTGTCGGTGCCGGCCTACCTGTTCGTCGTGCAGCGCGACCCCGGCCGGCTCGGCACCGAGGCGCTGCCCGCGCCGTCGGCGAAGGTCTGGGCGGGGGTGGCCGAGCTGCTCGCGAAGGGAATCGACGCCCTGCCGGCCGGGGCGCTGGAGGCGATCGTGGTCGGCGGCCTCGTCGGCATCCTGCTCACGCTGCTCGAGGAGTTCGGCCCGCGGGCGTGGCGGCCTTGGCTCCCCTCGACCACGGGCCTGGGCATCGCCGGCGTGATTCCCGCCTTCAACTCGTTCGCCATGTTCGCCGGGGCGCTCGTCGCCTGGCTCTTCGCCCGGGCCAATCCGCGGGCCGCCGAGACCTACACCGTCCCGGTGTCGAGCGGCCTGATCGCCGGCGAGAGCCTGACCGGGGTGGCGATCATCCTCGTGCTGGAAGTGCTCCGGGCCGCCGGCTGGAACTGA
- a CDS encoding 2-methylcitrate dehydratase, whose translation MLPRTSNQARGLARYAREFLRGDAPHVGPATLALLERFHLDSVGCGVSALALGANAPTVLRSEALASPPAAGSRGGICFGSARPCAVAKAVAANASAVREWDSNGTNFGYDPGRGRTAGEFGHNDFYPVALAAAREAGLDGAATLRVMLLIDEIRGRLAEVFALRKYAIDHVHHGAVACAAAYTAARGGTEDQIESAIGMVVAHYVPFRAIRAGHQLSDSKGASAALAAEAAVTSGRRALAGFVGPRDVFRNPLAIYRLNEPCPAGESPFDLELGVAGDAFAIHAMHFKLGLYEHQSAGALQSLCDLFARHPGLARDLDAVTAIRVRIYEPAYSIIADPAKRTPTTRQSADHSLPYILARTLLKARAAAASGGVCDWESLMLLPDDYSDAAIADPAVAAVIARIAIEHGGPGYDALYPAGIPTSVVVEHATLGSLDGGLVQFPLGHARSDAGRTAAVVDLKFDRLVAGAVDDPAALRHRVRLADRTAAEVADLYAFPIHGVAE comes from the coding sequence ATGCTCCCGCGGACGAGCAACCAGGCCCGCGGCCTGGCCCGCTACGCGCGGGAATTTCTTCGCGGCGACGCACCTCACGTCGGCCCGGCGACGCTCGCCCTCCTCGAGCGCTTTCATCTCGACAGCGTCGGCTGCGGCGTGTCGGCCTTGGCGCTCGGTGCCAACGCGCCGACGGTGCTCCGGAGCGAGGCCCTTGCGAGCCCCCCCGCGGCCGGCTCGCGCGGCGGCATCTGCTTCGGCTCGGCTCGGCCCTGCGCCGTCGCGAAGGCGGTGGCGGCCAACGCCTCGGCCGTTCGCGAGTGGGATTCCAACGGCACGAATTTTGGCTACGACCCCGGCCGCGGCCGGACCGCCGGGGAGTTTGGCCACAACGATTTTTATCCGGTGGCCCTGGCCGCGGCCCGCGAGGCTGGGCTCGACGGCGCCGCCACGCTGCGGGTCATGCTTCTCATCGACGAGATCCGCGGCCGGCTGGCCGAGGTGTTCGCCCTGCGGAAGTACGCGATCGATCACGTGCACCACGGCGCGGTCGCCTGCGCCGCGGCCTACACGGCCGCCCGCGGCGGCACGGAGGACCAGATCGAGTCGGCGATCGGGATGGTCGTGGCTCACTATGTCCCCTTCCGCGCGATCCGGGCCGGGCACCAACTCTCCGACAGCAAGGGGGCGTCAGCGGCGCTGGCCGCCGAGGCGGCCGTGACGAGCGGGCGGCGGGCGCTGGCCGGATTCGTCGGCCCGCGGGACGTGTTCCGCAACCCGCTGGCGATCTACCGGCTCAACGAGCCCTGCCCCGCCGGCGAGAGCCCGTTCGACCTCGAACTCGGCGTCGCCGGCGACGCGTTCGCGATTCATGCCATGCACTTCAAGCTCGGGCTCTACGAGCACCAGTCGGCCGGTGCACTGCAGTCGCTCTGCGATCTGTTCGCCCGGCATCCGGGGCTGGCCCGCGACCTCGATGCAGTGACCGCGATCCGCGTGCGGATCTACGAGCCTGCCTACTCGATCATCGCCGATCCGGCCAAACGCACGCCGACGACGCGGCAGTCGGCCGACCACTCGCTCCCCTACATCCTGGCGCGGACGCTCCTCAAGGCCCGGGCCGCGGCGGCGTCAGGCGGCGTGTGCGACTGGGAGTCGCTCATGCTCCTCCCCGATGATTATTCGGATGCCGCGATCGCCGACCCGGCCGTGGCCGCGGTCATCGCCCGGATCGCGATCGAGCATGGCGGCCCCGGCTACGACGCCCTCTATCCGGCGGGCATCCCCACGAGCGTCGTCGTCGAGCATGCGACCCTCGGCAGCCTCGACGGCGGGCTCGTGCAGTTTCCGCTCGGTCATGCCCGGTCCGATGCGGGCCGCACGGCCGCGGTCGTGGACCTGAAGTTCGACCGGCTCGTGGCCGGTGCCGTGGACGACCCGGCAGCCCTCCGGCACCGCGTCCGGCTGGCGGACCGGACCGCGGCCGAGGTGGCCGACCTGTATGCCTTTCCGATCCACGGCGTCGCGGAGTGA
- the leuA gene encoding citramalate synthase — translation MRTIEIYDTTLRDGSQGEGINFSLEDKLAIARRLAAAGIDFIEGGYPLSNPKDAQFFARVRDLDLGRSRVVAFGMTRRRGMAAADDPGMQALLDAGTPVVTIVGKTSAFHVAEVLGVSREENLAMIADTVAHLRTAGREVFYDAEHFFDGWKLDPGYAAETILAAARAGATRIVLCDTNGGTLPDEIAALVRAAAAAVATAGLSVPLGIHCHNDCDLAVANSLAGVAAGAAQVQGTINGIGERCGNADLISVIANLALKCPGHALLGDAGTRHLTELSRFVYETANMTYRASQPFVGASAFAHKGGMHVHAVSKAAASYEHIAPEAVGNSRRVLVSELSGRSNIAALVTRPDVRDDRALLDAVLAEVCRLENEGWQFEAANASFDLLVDRCAGTFHPAFTTLAYNVAVESRSGGDVRTEATVKLQVGGEERHEVAEGDGPVNALDAAVRKAVAPAFPAVARMHLLDYKVRVINAQEGTAAKVRVSIESTDGERVWGTVGVSENVIEASWLALADSFLFFLGRAG, via the coding sequence ATGCGCACGATCGAGATCTACGACACCACGCTCCGTGACGGCAGTCAGGGAGAAGGAATCAACTTCTCGCTCGAGGACAAGCTGGCGATCGCCCGGCGACTCGCCGCGGCGGGCATCGACTTCATCGAGGGGGGCTATCCGCTCTCCAATCCGAAGGACGCCCAGTTCTTCGCCCGCGTCCGCGATCTCGACCTCGGCCGCTCGCGGGTCGTCGCCTTCGGCATGACCAGGCGCCGGGGGATGGCGGCGGCCGATGACCCGGGCATGCAGGCCCTGCTTGACGCCGGCACGCCGGTCGTGACGATCGTCGGCAAGACCTCCGCCTTCCACGTGGCCGAAGTCCTCGGTGTGTCGCGCGAGGAAAACCTGGCGATGATCGCCGACACCGTGGCCCACCTCCGCACCGCCGGCCGCGAGGTGTTTTACGACGCCGAGCACTTCTTCGACGGCTGGAAGCTCGACCCCGGCTACGCGGCGGAGACGATCCTGGCCGCCGCCCGGGCCGGAGCCACGCGGATCGTCCTCTGCGACACCAACGGCGGCACGCTCCCCGACGAGATCGCGGCCCTCGTCCGCGCCGCGGCGGCCGCGGTCGCCACGGCCGGCCTGTCCGTGCCGCTCGGCATCCACTGCCACAACGACTGCGACCTCGCCGTGGCCAACTCGCTGGCCGGCGTCGCGGCCGGGGCGGCCCAGGTCCAGGGGACGATCAACGGCATCGGCGAGCGCTGCGGCAACGCCGACCTGATCTCGGTGATCGCCAACCTGGCGCTCAAGTGCCCGGGGCACGCCCTCCTCGGTGACGCCGGCACCAGGCACCTCACGGAGCTGTCGCGGTTCGTCTACGAGACGGCGAACATGACCTACCGGGCGAGCCAGCCGTTCGTCGGCGCGAGCGCCTTCGCGCACAAGGGGGGCATGCACGTCCATGCGGTGAGCAAGGCGGCGGCATCCTACGAGCACATCGCCCCGGAGGCGGTGGGCAACTCGCGGCGGGTGCTCGTCAGCGAGCTCTCCGGGCGGTCGAACATCGCCGCCCTCGTCACCCGTCCCGACGTCCGCGACGACCGGGCCCTGCTCGACGCCGTGCTGGCGGAGGTCTGCCGGCTGGAGAACGAGGGCTGGCAGTTCGAGGCCGCCAACGCGTCGTTCGACCTCCTCGTCGATCGCTGCGCCGGCACCTTCCACCCCGCGTTCACCACGCTCGCCTACAACGTGGCGGTCGAGAGCCGCTCGGGCGGCGACGTCCGCACCGAGGCGACCGTCAAGCTCCAGGTCGGGGGCGAGGAGCGGCACGAGGTGGCCGAGGGGGACGGCCCGGTCAACGCCCTCGACGCCGCCGTTCGCAAGGCGGTCGCGCCGGCCTTCCCGGCGGTCGCCCGCATGCATCTTCTCGACTACAAGGTTCGCGTGATCAATGCCCAGGAAGGGACGGCGGCCAAGGTCCGGGTGTCGATCGAGAGCACAGACGGCGAACGGGTGTGGGGCACGGTGGGCGTCAGCGAGAACGTGATCGAGGCCTCGTGGCTGGCGCTCGCCGACTCGTTCCTGTTTTTCCTCGGCCGCGCCGGCTGA
- the truB gene encoding tRNA pseudouridine synthase B, whose amino-acid sequence MQPSDTHSAAADATGAERAALLTRDGVVAVDKPAGVTSRRVVDVVARCLGTRAAGHAGTLDPLAEGVVLVCLGAATRLVDFLHELPKHYTATFLLGRSSPSDDLETEVVVAEPLQRPDRETIEAALPAFRGTVLQRPCDYSAVHVDGKRAYRLARQGRPVPLAPKPVRIERLEITGYDWPRLGLDIVCSSGTFVRAIGRDLAESLGTRGVMESLVRVAVGPFTRSAAVPLAAVSPESIAAAVVSPAAAVGHLPRLVLEGDALARAARGMMLALEADAAETLAAVDAAGSLVGILRRHPSGGHRLRPNFLGVG is encoded by the coding sequence ATGCAACCCTCCGACACACACTCCGCGGCAGCCGATGCGACCGGCGCGGAGCGTGCAGCGCTCCTGACCCGCGACGGCGTCGTGGCGGTGGACAAGCCGGCCGGTGTGACGTCGCGCCGTGTCGTGGACGTCGTCGCCCGCTGCCTCGGCACGCGAGCGGCCGGGCACGCCGGCACGCTCGACCCGCTGGCCGAGGGTGTGGTCCTCGTCTGCCTCGGCGCCGCGACGCGGCTCGTCGATTTCCTTCACGAGCTGCCCAAGCACTACACGGCGACGTTTCTCCTCGGCCGCTCCAGCCCGTCCGACGACCTGGAAACGGAGGTCGTCGTCGCCGAGCCGCTCCAGCGGCCGGACCGGGAGACGATCGAGGCCGCCCTGCCGGCGTTTCGCGGCACCGTGCTCCAGCGGCCCTGCGACTACTCGGCCGTGCACGTGGATGGCAAGCGGGCCTACCGGCTCGCCCGTCAGGGCCGGCCCGTGCCGCTGGCGCCGAAGCCGGTGCGGATCGAGCGGCTGGAGATCACCGGCTACGACTGGCCGCGGCTCGGCCTCGACATCGTCTGCTCGTCGGGCACGTTCGTCCGTGCGATCGGCCGCGATCTGGCCGAGTCGCTGGGCACGCGCGGAGTCATGGAGTCGCTCGTCCGCGTCGCCGTCGGGCCGTTCACGCGGTCAGCGGCCGTGCCGCTGGCGGCCGTGAGCCCCGAGTCGATTGCGGCCGCGGTCGTCTCTCCCGCCGCGGCGGTCGGGCACCTGCCCCGGCTGGTGCTCGAGGGGGACGCCCTCGCCCGCGCGGCTCGCGGCATGATGCTCGCGCTCGAGGCCGATGCGGCGGAGACGCTCGCCGCCGTCGATGCCGCCGGCAGCCTCGTGGGGATTCTCAGGCGGCATCCGTCGGGGGGCCATCGGCTCCGGCCGAACTTCCTCGGCGTCGGCTGA